A stretch of the Elephas maximus indicus isolate mEleMax1 chromosome 3, mEleMax1 primary haplotype, whole genome shotgun sequence genome encodes the following:
- the LOC126072100 gene encoding olfactory receptor 7E24-like — MEPQNLTDVSEFLLLGLSEDPELQPLLFGLFLSMYLITVTGNLLIILAVTSDSHLHTPMYFFLSNLSLADIGLISTTVPKMLVNIKTQSKSITYGGCLIQMTFFYLFGCLDDLLLTVMAYDRFVAICHPLHYTVIMNPRHCGLLVLVSFFISLFDFQVHISMVSQLTFCTDVEIPHFFCDPTQLFSLACSDTSINIILVYCIGVIFGGVPFSGILFSYSRIVSSILRVSSSGGKYKAFSTCASHLSVVCLFYGTGFAVYLSSAVSSSPRKYAVSSVMYTAVTPMLNPFIYSLRNRDIKRALLRLLSRTA, encoded by the coding sequence ATGGAGCCACAGAATCTAACAGATGTCTCAGAATTCCTCCTCTTGGGCCTCTCTGAGGATCcagaactgcagcccctcctctttgggctgttcctgtccatgtacctgaTCACTGTGACTGGAAACCTACTCATCATCCTGGCTGTCACCTCTGACTCCcatctccacacccccatgtacttcttcctctccaacctgtccttgGCTGACATTGGTTTAATTTCTACCACAGTCCCAAAGATGCTAGTGAACATCAAGACTCAGAGCAAATCCATCACCTATGGGGGCTGCCTGATACAAATGACCTTTTTTTACCTCTTTGGATGTCTGGACGATCTGCTCCTCACTGTGATGGCATATGAccggtttgtggccatctgtcaccctctgcactacacagtcatcatgaacccTCGCCACTGTGGCTTGCTAGTTTTGGTGTCGTTTTTCATCAGCCTTTTTGACTTCCAGGTGCACATTTCAATGGTGTCACAACTTACCTTCTGCACAGATGTGGAAAtccctcatttcttctgtgaccctACTCAACTCTTTAGCCTTGCATGTTCTGACACCTCCATCAATATCATATTAGTGTATTGTATTGGTGTCATTTTTGGTGGTGTTCCATTCTCAGGGATCCTTTTCTCTTACAGTCGAATTGTTTCCTCCATTCTGAGAGTCTCATCTTCAGGTGGGAAGTataaagccttttccacctgtgcCTCTCACCTGTCAGTCgtttgcttattttatggaaCAGGTTTTGCAGTGTATCTCAGTTCAGCTGTCTCATCTTCTCCCAGGAAGTATGCAGTGTCCTCAGTGATGTACACTGCGGTcacccccatgctgaaccccttcatctacagcctgaggaacagggacaTCAAGAGGGCCCTGTTGAGGCTCCTTAGCAGAACAGCCTAA